The genomic DNA TGGGGTTTGGTGCCGAGGATGATCGCGGCCTTTTTTAAAATGTCATTTTCCACACGCAGGCGTGCCAGTTCCCGGCGGAGCGTCCGCAGCTCGTCCGCTGCGTCGCCCTCGCCTACGGCTCGAGCTCCTTCGCTAGCGAGCTGCGGGAGTGCTGCGG from Phragmitibacter flavus includes the following:
- a CDS encoding transposase, giving the protein MTSKPRKRYTAEFKAQAVELINTGRPVSQIAEELCVSTHLLYSWKQAAALPQLASEGARAVGEGDAADELRTLRRELARLRVENDILKKAAIILGTKPQPNSAP